One Chitinophagales bacterium genomic region harbors:
- a CDS encoding mechanosensitive ion channel family protein: protein MEYYKEFIVPIVYIIGTFIIAYIFNFFIKRALNSNVVSIRGDITKYKFLRHIIIAIVTLLGLGFAIHSVPELKTLANSMLAGAGIIAVAVGFASQEALGNVVSGIFLVLFKPFKINDRVEIGTKFGVVEDITLRHTIIRNLENKRIILPNSIVSKEIITNNDLVDEKVCVHLVIGISYDSNIDKAKTIIFEEAVKHPNLLDVRTPEDKKEKKPLVNTRVITLNESSVDIKAWLWAKDTPSAFEMKCDLLESIKKRFDKEGVEIPFPHRTIVQKAMKNG, encoded by the coding sequence ATGGAATATTATAAAGAATTTATAGTGCCAATAGTTTATATTATTGGCACTTTTATTATAGCTTATATATTTAACTTTTTTATAAAAAGAGCATTAAATTCTAATGTTGTTTCTATAAGAGGCGATATAACTAAGTACAAATTTTTGCGTCATATAATAATAGCAATAGTTACACTTTTAGGTTTGGGTTTTGCCATACACAGTGTGCCCGAGTTAAAAACTTTAGCCAATTCAATGTTGGCAGGAGCTGGTATTATAGCGGTGGCAGTGGGTTTTGCTTCGCAAGAAGCATTAGGGAATGTTGTTTCGGGAATATTTTTAGTACTTTTTAAGCCATTTAAAATTAATGATAGAGTAGAAATAGGAACTAAATTTGGTGTGGTTGAAGATATTACTTTGCGTCATACTATTATTAGAAATCTTGAAAACAAAAGAATAATTTTACCTAATTCCATAGTAAGTAAAGAAATTATAACCAATAATGATTTAGTAGATGAAAAAGTATGTGTACATTTGGTTATAGGCATAAGTTACGATAGTAATATAGATAAAGCAAAAACCATAATTTTTGAGGAAGCTGTAAAACATCCTAACTTATTAGACGTAAGAACACCAGAAGATAAAAAAGAGAAAAAACCATTGGTAAATACAAGAGTAATAACTTTAAATGAATCTTCGGTAGATATAAAAGCATGGTTGTGGGCAAAAGACACACCTTCGGCTTTTGAAATGAAATGCGATTTATTAGAAAGTATAAAAAAACGTTTTGATAAAGAAGGCGTAGAAATACCTTTTCCACACAGAACAATAGTACAAAAAGCTATGAAAAATGGCTAA
- a CDS encoding tetratricopeptide repeat protein, with amino-acid sequence MLSNEFEDEYDESASLAKKYESAREKGEVVFFTEQEYEEIIDYYAFKKEYEAALSVANECIKGFKYTDTFHVKKAEIYLDLNQAENALESIETALVFSPNEISIILLKADALLQLSKFKEAINLVENAMHNADKEEKIDLYLELADIYEEWDKNYEVIDCLEECLKLNPENEEALNRMWFSVELTKSYERSVLIHAQLIEHHPYNLLAWYNIAHAYQALNNYDKAIEAFEFAMVIDEDYIPAFVDAASLYCETKKYDKGIAIYEDLLELGEESKDIYYQLAKAYQSTNKYIKARENFKRAINLDPYFAKAFHSLGLNYLESKLPKNALSPLEKAVKLEPKNYEFLNSMAAAYFLNEAKDKAVEIYYKMLEINNLDKRIYLNIISIMYENGSVQDAVELIDLAITLFDDNKSDLLYIKTAFLYDLGKKNQMYEALLKALENNPEDYSQLFELIPEMENDNAVMSIIESYQKEN; translated from the coding sequence ATGCTAAGCAATGAATTTGAAGATGAATATGATGAGTCTGCTTCTTTAGCTAAAAAATACGAATCTGCACGAGAAAAAGGTGAGGTTGTATTTTTTACGGAACAAGAATATGAAGAAATAATTGACTATTATGCCTTTAAAAAGGAATATGAAGCAGCTTTGTCTGTAGCCAATGAATGCATAAAGGGTTTTAAATATACCGATACTTTTCATGTAAAGAAGGCTGAAATATACTTAGACTTAAACCAAGCTGAAAATGCTTTAGAAAGTATAGAAACAGCTCTTGTTTTTTCGCCAAACGAAATTAGTATTATTTTGCTTAAAGCAGATGCTTTGCTTCAATTATCAAAGTTTAAGGAAGCCATAAATTTAGTAGAAAATGCTATGCATAATGCAGATAAAGAGGAAAAAATAGACTTGTATTTAGAATTGGCAGATATATATGAAGAATGGGATAAAAACTATGAAGTAATAGACTGTTTAGAAGAATGTTTAAAACTTAACCCAGAAAACGAAGAGGCACTAAATAGAATGTGGTTTAGTGTAGAGCTTACTAAGAGTTACGAAAGAAGTGTATTAATACATGCTCAATTAATAGAGCATCATCCATACAATTTATTGGCGTGGTATAATATAGCTCATGCCTATCAGGCATTAAACAACTATGATAAAGCTATAGAAGCATTTGAATTTGCAATGGTAATAGATGAGGATTATATTCCTGCATTTGTAGATGCGGCAAGTTTGTACTGCGAAACTAAAAAATATGATAAAGGGATAGCTATATATGAAGATTTGCTTGAATTGGGCGAAGAATCTAAAGATATTTATTACCAGTTGGCTAAAGCGTATCAAAGTACTAATAAATACATAAAAGCAAGAGAAAATTTTAAAAGAGCTATAAATTTAGATCCCTATTTTGCTAAGGCTTTTCATAGTTTGGGCTTAAATTATTTAGAAAGTAAATTGCCTAAAAATGCACTTTCTCCATTGGAAAAAGCTGTAAAATTAGAACCTAAAAATTATGAGTTTTTAAATAGCATGGCAGCAGCTTATTTTTTAAACGAAGCAAAAGATAAAGCTGTAGAAATTTATTATAAAATGCTTGAAATTAACAATTTAGATAAGCGAATCTATCTAAATATTATAAGCATAATGTATGAAAACGGTAGTGTGCAAGATGCTGTAGAATTAATTGATTTGGCTATTACCTTGTTTGATGATAATAAATCAGATTTGCTGTATATAAAAACAGCATTTTTGTACGATTTAGGCAAAAAAAATCAGATGTACGAAGCCTTGTTAAAGGCATTAGAAAACAATCCGGAAGACTATAGCCAACTGTTTGAACTTATTCCGGAAATGGAAAATGACAACGCTGTAATGTCAATAATTGAAAGTTACCAAAAAGAAAACTAA
- a CDS encoding YXWGXW repeat-containing protein, translating to MKNFILLTAILFFSFSALTAQETPLPLPDHATGEFVPEAPTSQHVWVKGHYEYKSGKYYWVEGAYVLGLENHSWVDGEWVFNNKTQMYHYASGYWKNDAGVIMHNGIAYAPGVITNLSTVEMYADNNMLSDATK from the coding sequence ATGAAAAATTTTATCTTATTAACAGCAATTTTATTTTTTTCTTTCTCGGCTTTAACAGCTCAAGAAACTCCACTTCCATTACCTGATCACGCCACTGGCGAATTTGTACCCGAAGCTCCTACTTCTCAACATGTGTGGGTAAAAGGACATTACGAATATAAATCAGGAAAATACTATTGGGTAGAGGGTGCTTATGTATTAGGCTTAGAAAATCACTCTTGGGTAGATGGCGAATGGGTATTTAACAACAAAACTCAAATGTATCATTATGCTTCCGGATACTGGAAAAATGATGCGGGAGTTATAATGCATAATGGCATAGCCTATGCTCCTGGTGTAATAACAAACTTAAGTACAGTAGAAATGTATGCTGATAACAATATGCTATCTGACGCTACTAAATAG
- a CDS encoding long-chain fatty acid--CoA ligase, translating into MKDFTRLFDILKVQESKYPRHDCLNYKYDGVWRNYSTKEVNEIIDKVSKAFIGTGIKPNDKVAIISNNRPEWNFIDNGMMQAGIINVPIYPTISREEYEYIFNNAEIKMAFVADANLYDKIADIKSAVPTLDKIYSFDKISKCEHWEEFLKFGENVDFVEVENISKKIQPNDLATLIYTSGTTGKPKGVMLSHNNIVSNVKSVLSLLPVEKQHIALSFLPLCHIFERTVTYSYFTAGVGCYYAESLETISDDLKDVKPHFFSTVPRLLEKVYEKIVSKGMELTGFKKKLFFWALDLTDDYTEDFKPGLKFKIADKLIFSKWREALGGNVIGIVTGAAALQERLARVFSAAGIAIREGYGQTESSPVITVNRFEQGGFKFGTVGMTIPGVEIKIAENGEVLCKGPNVMLGYYKNQEETDKTVIDGWLHTGDVGEIIDGKFLKITDRVKSLFKTSGGKYVAPSVIEEKMKESRFIEQILVLGENKKFVSALIVPSFINLEEWCQKNAINYGDKSQIIKTPEVLSLLKKEVERINEHFSKVEKIKKFELLADEWSIDTGELTPTLKVKRKVVLEKYKNVIENIYNV; encoded by the coding sequence ATGAAAGACTTTACCAGATTATTTGACATTTTAAAGGTTCAAGAATCAAAATACCCAAGACACGATTGTTTAAACTACAAATACGATGGTGTTTGGAGAAACTACAGCACTAAAGAAGTTAATGAAATTATAGACAAAGTAAGTAAAGCATTTATAGGTACAGGCATAAAACCTAACGATAAAGTAGCTATAATTTCTAACAATAGACCTGAGTGGAATTTTATAGACAATGGAATGATGCAAGCAGGTATTATAAATGTGCCTATTTACCCTACTATTTCCAGAGAAGAATATGAATACATATTTAACAATGCCGAAATAAAAATGGCATTTGTGGCAGATGCTAATTTGTACGATAAAATAGCCGATATAAAAAGTGCCGTGCCTACTTTAGATAAAATTTATTCTTTTGATAAAATAAGCAAATGCGAACATTGGGAAGAATTTTTAAAATTTGGCGAAAATGTGGACTTTGTAGAAGTTGAAAACATTTCTAAAAAAATACAGCCAAACGATTTAGCTACACTTATTTATACATCGGGAACTACGGGAAAACCAAAAGGAGTAATGCTTTCGCACAATAATATAGTGAGTAATGTAAAATCGGTTTTATCTCTTTTACCTGTAGAAAAACAACATATAGCATTAAGTTTTTTGCCGTTGTGCCATATTTTTGAAAGAACCGTTACCTATTCCTATTTTACAGCAGGTGTAGGATGTTATTATGCTGAAAGTTTAGAAACCATAAGCGATGATTTAAAAGACGTAAAACCACATTTCTTTAGCACAGTACCACGATTGCTTGAAAAAGTATATGAAAAAATTGTGAGCAAAGGAATGGAATTAACAGGCTTTAAAAAGAAATTATTCTTTTGGGCGTTAGATTTAACGGATGATTATACAGAAGATTTTAAACCGGGATTGAAATTTAAAATAGCCGATAAATTAATATTTAGTAAATGGAGAGAAGCCTTAGGGGGCAATGTAATAGGAATAGTAACAGGAGCAGCGGCACTTCAAGAAAGATTAGCCCGAGTATTTAGTGCGGCAGGAATAGCTATTAGAGAAGGATATGGGCAAACAGAATCTTCTCCGGTTATTACAGTTAATAGATTTGAGCAAGGTGGTTTTAAATTTGGAACAGTGGGAATGACCATTCCGGGAGTAGAAATTAAAATAGCCGAAAATGGCGAAGTATTGTGTAAAGGACCTAATGTAATGTTGGGATATTACAAAAATCAAGAAGAAACGGATAAAACGGTAATAGACGGCTGGTTACACACGGGTGATGTGGGAGAAATAATAGATGGTAAATTCTTAAAAATAACTGACAGAGTTAAATCATTATTCAAAACTTCGGGTGGAAAATATGTAGCTCCTTCTGTTATTGAAGAAAAAATGAAAGAAAGCCGTTTTATAGAGCAAATATTAGTACTGGGCGAAAACAAAAAATTTGTAAGTGCTTTAATAGTTCCGTCTTTTATAAACTTAGAAGAATGGTGTCAGAAAAATGCTATAAATTATGGCGATAAATCGCAAATAATAAAAACACCGGAAGTACTTTCATTGCTGAAAAAAGAAGTGGAAAGAATAAACGAGCATTTTAGTAAAGTAGAAAAAATTAAGAAATTTGAACTGCTTGCCGATGAATGGTCTATAGATACAGGCGAACTTACACCTACACTTAAAGTAAAGAGAAAAGTAGTATTAGAAAAGTATAAAAACGTTATTGAAAATATTTATAACGTATAA
- a CDS encoding Hsp20 family protein — protein sequence MITLKKTNPRTVSTFPSLFNDLIFNGFDNNLIAQRPVSVNVKENENQFNLELIVPGFKKEDINIELKNDLLTISSETSNSAEETDSETYLRREYSKSSFSRSFNIPETVDAEKIDADYKDGVLNIILPKKEESVINKTKSIEIK from the coding sequence ATGATAACTTTAAAGAAAACAAACCCAAGAACAGTTTCTACATTTCCATCTTTATTTAACGACTTAATATTCAATGGTTTTGACAATAATTTAATTGCTCAAAGACCAGTTAGCGTTAATGTAAAAGAAAACGAAAACCAATTTAATTTAGAGCTTATAGTTCCCGGATTTAAAAAAGAAGATATTAACATTGAATTGAAAAACGATTTGTTAACTATATCTTCCGAAACCAGCAACTCTGCTGAAGAAACAGATAGTGAAACTTATTTGAGAAGAGAATATTCTAAATCAAGTTTTAGCAGAAGTTTTAATATTCCTGAAACTGTAGATGCAGAAAAAATAGATGCCGACTACAAAGACGGTGTTTTAAATATTATACTTCCTAAAAAAGAAGAAAGTGTAATAAACAAAACAAAATCAATAGAGATTAAGTAG
- a CDS encoding citrate synthase, whose protein sequence is MSETAKFILNGESYEFPVIEGTEKEKGIDISSLRGKSGYVTFDVGYKNTGATESTITYISGEEGILRYRGYDIEELANKASFLEVAYLLLEGELPTKQQLAAFEKEITRHTLVHEDVKYVFEAFPNGAHPMGQLMTMLSMFSSFYPDALNPHRNDTDRKLTIIRLIAKMPTLVAMIMKKRAGHPMVYPTNSLGYVENFMKMTFGHVTEEYEIDPVIISAMNKLLILHADHEQNCSASTVRLVGSSHANLYASVAAGVAALWGPLHGGANQQVLEMLEAIKNDGGDTEKWINKAKDKDDPFRLMGFGHRVYKNFDPRAKIIKKSADEILDKMGIDDPVLDIAKKLEKAALEDEYFVQRKLFPNVDFYSGIIYRALGFPVEMFTVLFALGRLPGWIAQWKEMREEGQPIGRPRQIYTGSPQRKYVDIEKR, encoded by the coding sequence ATGTCTGAAACTGCTAAGTTTATTTTAAATGGGGAATCATACGAGTTTCCTGTAATTGAAGGTACTGAAAAAGAAAAAGGGATTGATATTAGTTCATTAAGAGGAAAATCGGGATACGTAACTTTTGATGTAGGCTATAAAAATACCGGAGCTACTGAAAGTACTATTACATACATAAGTGGAGAAGAAGGAATATTGCGCTACAGAGGTTATGATATTGAAGAATTAGCCAATAAAGCCAGTTTTTTAGAAGTAGCTTATTTACTTTTAGAAGGCGAACTTCCTACTAAACAGCAACTTGCCGCTTTTGAAAAAGAAATAACAAGGCATACTTTAGTACATGAAGATGTAAAATATGTTTTTGAAGCATTTCCTAATGGAGCACATCCTATGGGGCAGTTGATGACTATGTTAAGTATGTTTTCTTCTTTTTATCCAGATGCTTTAAACCCTCATAGAAATGATACGGATAGAAAATTAACTATTATTAGATTAATAGCTAAAATGCCAACATTAGTTGCCATGATAATGAAAAAACGTGCCGGGCATCCTATGGTATATCCTACTAACAGCTTAGGATATGTAGAAAATTTTATGAAAATGACTTTTGGGCACGTTACAGAAGAGTATGAAATAGATCCTGTAATAATTTCGGCTATGAACAAACTATTGATTTTGCATGCCGACCATGAGCAAAACTGTTCAGCATCTACAGTAAGATTAGTAGGTTCATCTCATGCTAATTTATATGCTTCAGTAGCTGCCGGTGTAGCGGCACTTTGGGGACCACTGCATGGTGGTGCTAACCAACAAGTATTAGAAATGCTTGAAGCTATTAAAAATGACGGTGGCGATACTGAAAAATGGATAAATAAAGCAAAAGATAAAGATGATCCATTTAGATTAATGGGTTTTGGACACAGAGTATATAAAAACTTTGATCCGCGAGCTAAAATTATCAAAAAATCTGCTGATGAAATTTTAGATAAAATGGGTATTGACGACCCAGTTTTAGATATTGCTAAAAAATTAGAGAAAGCGGCATTAGAAGATGAATATTTTGTACAAAGAAAATTATTCCCTAATGTAGATTTTTATTCAGGTATAATATACAGAGCTTTAGGCTTCCCTGTAGAAATGTTTACCGTATTGTTTGCATTAGGTCGTTTGCCGGGCTGGATAGCACAATGGAAAGAAATGAGAGAAGAAGGACAACCGATAGGCAGACCAAGACAAATTTACACAGGTTCTCCTCAAAGAAAATATGTAGATATAGAAAAGAGATAA
- a CDS encoding DUF368 domain-containing protein has product MIKYVTLALKGMAMGMAEVVPGVSGGTIAFITGIYEELLNTIKGLTPKKLLLLKNEGFASFWKAINGNFLLGLFAGMLMGLVVGVLVISHLLETQPILVWSFFFGLIAASVIYVARQIEKWTLTEIVLLILTTALSYYITIASPSQGPQQLWFVFLAGFIAICALMLPGVSGSFLLLLMGMYQYIVTDNVKALISNFNTESLVVVLVFGLGCLAGVLTFSRVLSWTFKNYRTPTLAALTGFLIGSLNKVWPWKQVLTTRINSHGEEIAVQTKSILPSSFAGEPQVVMAVLMMVVGFVLILAMDKMSNKKVE; this is encoded by the coding sequence ATGATTAAATATGTAACACTTGCCTTAAAAGGCATGGCTATGGGTATGGCAGAAGTAGTACCGGGCGTTTCGGGAGGTACTATTGCTTTTATAACAGGTATTTATGAAGAACTATTAAATACAATAAAAGGTCTTACGCCTAAAAAACTTTTATTGCTAAAAAATGAAGGATTTGCTTCGTTTTGGAAAGCTATAAATGGCAATTTTCTTTTAGGTTTATTTGCAGGAATGTTAATGGGCTTAGTAGTGGGTGTGCTTGTTATTTCTCATTTGTTAGAAACACAACCTATTTTAGTGTGGTCGTTCTTTTTTGGTTTAATAGCCGCATCTGTTATTTATGTAGCAAGGCAAATAGAAAAATGGACTTTAACAGAAATAGTATTGTTGATACTAACCACAGCACTTTCTTATTATATTACTATAGCATCACCCAGCCAAGGACCTCAACAACTTTGGTTTGTATTTTTAGCCGGTTTTATAGCTATTTGTGCTTTAATGTTGCCGGGTGTTTCGGGTAGTTTTTTACTATTATTAATGGGAATGTACCAATACATAGTTACCGATAATGTAAAAGCACTAATTTCTAATTTTAATACAGAATCGTTAGTAGTAGTACTGGTTTTTGGCTTAGGATGTTTAGCCGGAGTATTAACTTTTTCAAGAGTACTTTCGTGGACATTTAAAAATTATAGAACACCTACTTTAGCTGCTCTAACAGGATTTTTAATTGGGTCTTTAAACAAAGTATGGCCGTGGAAACAAGTACTTACCACAAGAATTAACAGCCATGGAGAAGAAATAGCGGTGCAAACCAAAAGTATATTGCCTTCAAGTTTTGCCGGAGAACCACAGGTAGTTATGGCGGTGCTTATGATGGTTGTGGGATTTGTGCTTATACTTGCCATGGATAAAATGAGCAATAAAAAAGTTGAATAA
- a CDS encoding helix-turn-helix transcriptional regulator produces the protein MKATFGEYIKQLRTGSGLTLTQLAFQLDLDSANLSKIENGKREFDEKRLEKLATAFNLDIDQLKTEYFADQFAKKMYQYNCSPETLIVAEEKVNYLKNINAKQAKIRFEDEK, from the coding sequence ATGAAAGCAACATTTGGAGAATATATTAAACAACTAAGAACAGGTAGCGGTTTGACCTTAACTCAACTTGCATTTCAGCTTGACCTTGATAGTGCAAATTTGAGTAAAATAGAAAACGGGAAAAGAGAATTTGACGAAAAGCGGTTAGAAAAATTAGCAACTGCTTTCAATCTTGACATTGACCAACTAAAAACAGAGTATTTTGCAGACCAATTTGCAAAGAAAATGTATCAGTATAATTGTTCTCCCGAAACACTAATTGTAGCAGAAGAAAAGGTTAATTATCTAAAAAATATAAACGCAAAACAAGCAAAAATAAGATTTGAGGATGAAAAATAA
- a CDS encoding shikimate dehydrogenase: protein MNKLKKYGLIGYPLSHSFSPAYFKQKFEKENILAQYDIFPLKDIKDFRSLVDKNNLQGLNVTIPYKEAVIEYLDEIDEEAKMANAVNCIRFRKGKAKGYNTDIFGFEQSIFPLLNGRNKALILGTGGAAKAVQYVFKKLGVSFQLVSRYKSEDSISYKEMNKIITGFNIVVNTTPLGMYPNITECPVINFDKINSSFLFYDLIYNPAETVLIQKAQEKGAMVKNGLEMLELQAEESWRIWDN, encoded by the coding sequence TTGAATAAATTAAAAAAATACGGATTAATAGGATATCCCTTATCGCATTCATTTTCTCCTGCGTATTTTAAGCAAAAGTTTGAAAAAGAGAACATTTTAGCTCAATACGATATTTTCCCATTAAAAGATATTAAAGATTTTAGAAGTTTAGTTGATAAAAATAATTTACAAGGACTTAATGTTACTATACCTTATAAAGAGGCTGTTATTGAGTATTTAGATGAAATAGACGAAGAAGCTAAGATGGCTAATGCTGTTAATTGCATAAGATTTAGAAAAGGTAAAGCAAAAGGATATAACACCGATATTTTTGGTTTTGAGCAATCAATATTTCCTTTATTAAATGGAAGAAATAAAGCTTTAATTTTAGGAACAGGAGGAGCGGCTAAAGCTGTGCAATATGTTTTTAAAAAATTAGGAGTTTCTTTTCAATTAGTTTCACGGTACAAAAGTGAAGATAGCATTAGTTATAAAGAAATGAACAAAATAATTACTGGTTTTAATATAGTGGTAAATACTACACCACTGGGCATGTATCCTAATATAACTGAGTGTCCTGTTATTAATTTTGATAAGATAAATAGTTCATTTTTGTTTTACGATTTGATATACAACCCTGCTGAAACTGTATTGATACAAAAGGCACAAGAAAAGGGAGCTATGGTAAAAAATGGATTAGAGATGTTAGAACTCCAAGCAGAAGAAAGCTGGAGGATATGGGATAACTAA
- a CDS encoding DNA cytosine methyltransferase, with amino-acid sequence MKNKPIVIDLFCGCGGLSYGFIEAGYDVLWGIDHWKDAIVTFENTHKNAKGIVADLFKKTPKEISKQMGIKDVDLIIGGPPCQGFSIAGKRIIDDERNQLYKSFVSFVKYFQPKVFLMENVPNIVSMGKGIIKDSIIEDFKKLGYSVVYKVLLASDFGVPQNRRRAFFVGTKNNKEFAFPEPTTEKPISAKEAISDLSENSIKDGTKYKTEPKSDYQKLIRENSVGVYNHEITNHSEQTTSIISLVPDGGNYKDLPEELRKTRNVNIAWTRLNSKKPSFTIDTGHRHHFHYKYNRVPTVRESARIQSFPDTFIFLGSKTSQYKQVGNAVPPILAKVLATEIKKYL; translated from the coding sequence ATGAAAAATAAACCAATAGTAATAGACTTGTTTTGCGGTTGTGGTGGACTTTCTTATGGGTTCATAGAAGCAGGTTATGACGTGCTTTGGGGGATTGACCATTGGAAAGATGCGATTGTAACATTTGAGAATACACACAAAAATGCAAAAGGAATTGTTGCAGATTTGTTTAAGAAAACACCTAAAGAAATTTCTAAACAGATGGGAATAAAGGATGTCGATTTAATTATTGGAGGACCACCTTGTCAAGGTTTCTCCATTGCAGGAAAAAGAATAATTGATGATGAACGTAACCAACTTTATAAATCGTTTGTGAGCTTTGTAAAATATTTTCAACCAAAAGTTTTTTTAATGGAAAATGTGCCAAACATTGTTTCTATGGGAAAAGGTATTATAAAAGATAGCATTATAGAAGATTTTAAAAAACTCGGCTACTCTGTAGTTTATAAAGTTTTATTGGCTTCGGATTTTGGTGTTCCACAAAACAGAAGAAGAGCATTTTTTGTTGGTACAAAAAACAATAAAGAGTTTGCTTTTCCCGAACCGACAACCGAAAAGCCAATAAGTGCAAAAGAAGCAATTTCGGATTTGTCCGAAAACTCAATAAAAGATGGAACAAAATACAAAACAGAACCAAAATCGGATTATCAAAAACTAATTAGAGAAAATTCTGTCGGAGTTTACAACCACGAAATAACCAACCACAGCGAACAAACGACAAGCATTATTTCGCTTGTTCCTGACGGTGGAAATTACAAAGACTTACCCGAAGAATTACGAAAAACAAGAAATGTAAATATTGCTTGGACACGATTGAACAGCAAAAAACCGAGTTTTACGATTGACACAGGACACAGACATCATTTTCATTATAAATACAATCGTGTTCCGACCGTGAGAGAAAGTGCGAGAATACAGTCGTTCCCCGACACGTTTATTTTTTTAGGAAGTAAAACAAGCCAATACAAACAAGTTGGCAATGCTGTTCCGCCAATTTTAGCAAAGGTATTGGCAACAGAAATTAAGAAATATCTATGA
- the corA gene encoding magnesium/cobalt transporter CorA — MAKKRTKRKKLSHKIAGKPPGYLVYTGTNEDIPFHADLIELTNENKLIETANVDVQKLSAGQAKYQWLNVVGLNNIDKIEEVGKVFDIQPLTLENVLNTTSRPKFEANNNYIFVVLKMMYYQDENLVAEHVSFILKENLVITFQEVPVDVFNGVRERLKDEKSRIRERGADYLFYALIDELVDKYFIVFENLSDNIEKIEEVIFEDGDDESSVRNIQDLKKDVFLIRKAIFPLRDVANQLSRTEHPLITETVKPYLRDIQDHSVQIIETVESYREITMSLVDLHMTFISNKMNNIMKVLTIMSTIFIPLTFIAGIYGMNFEYMPELKYKYAYPILIVVMFFIFLIMLYYFKRKKWF, encoded by the coding sequence ATGGCTAAAAAAAGAACAAAAAGAAAAAAGCTATCCCACAAAATAGCGGGGAAACCACCTGGATATTTAGTATATACAGGCACCAATGAGGATATTCCTTTTCATGCCGATTTGATAGAATTGACAAATGAAAATAAGTTAATAGAAACAGCTAATGTAGATGTTCAAAAACTAAGTGCAGGGCAAGCTAAATATCAATGGCTAAATGTTGTAGGGTTAAATAATATTGATAAAATAGAAGAAGTGGGTAAAGTATTTGATATTCAGCCACTTACTTTAGAAAATGTTTTAAATACCACCTCCCGACCAAAGTTTGAAGCAAACAACAACTACATTTTTGTGGTGCTAAAAATGATGTACTATCAAGATGAAAATTTAGTAGCAGAACATGTGAGCTTTATTTTAAAAGAAAATCTTGTTATTACCTTTCAAGAAGTGCCGGTAGATGTATTTAATGGTGTAAGAGAAAGATTAAAAGACGAAAAAAGTAGGATAAGAGAAAGAGGTGCAGATTATTTATTTTATGCTTTAATAGATGAATTGGTAGATAAATATTTTATTGTTTTTGAAAATTTAAGCGATAATATAGAAAAAATAGAAGAGGTAATTTTTGAAGATGGAGATGACGAATCGTCTGTTAGAAATATTCAAGATTTGAAAAAAGATGTTTTTTTAATTAGAAAAGCTATATTTCCGTTAAGAGATGTTGCCAATCAACTATCAAGAACAGAGCATCCTTTAATTACAGAAACCGTAAAACCTTATTTAAGAGATATACAAGACCATAGCGTTCAAATAATAGAAACAGTAGAAAGCTACCGAGAAATAACTATGAGTTTAGTGGATTTACACATGACTTTCATAAGTAATAAAATGAACAATATTATGAAAGTGCTAACTATTATGTCCACTATTTTTATACCGCTTACATTTATAGCAGGCATATACGGAATGAATTTTGAATACATGCCCGAACTAAAATACAAGTACGCTTACCCTATACTTATAGTAGTTATGTTTTTTATTTTTTTAATAATGCTGTACTACTTTAAAAGAAAAAAATGGTTTTAG